In Stenotrophomonas sp. ESTM1D_MKCIP4_1, a single genomic region encodes these proteins:
- a CDS encoding methyl-accepting chemotaxis protein → MPPSRSAAARRPGSIAHKLMLGTAVIALLCFGVTAFLIYRQASASLVNASRQTMGSEAVAESRKVAADLGTAFASNDAMVEAVLAQRARGDVPDRAALAAVVGQQLQAHPEWVGKSTMWEANAFDGKDAEFVDTEAHDATGRFMSYWAWENGKTQQSPMTAYTDLPDGSGDWYMGPSRDKLPKVSEPYSYAIGGQQVLMSTLSTPIVENGTFLGVFTVDFSLAALQKHLATLAPMGAGRVELLSPKGVVLAAANAAEIGKPRTDAVTRRMLAQIAEGRTFEAFEPDAEGNVRLYVPMQVGDAPQHFALGVVVPHAVIVAEARQLLWLTLLVGVIAALTLSAGVYVLLRRLAIAPLAQAVRIAGDVAAGRLDTALPPRGNDEVGRLLEAMQGMRGTLQAVMAAQAEMAQRHDAGQISYRMDASAFPGEYGRMVSDSNELVASSNAVTQRLVEVMQRYAVGDLSVDMDALPGEKAVFTAAMATTKGNLAAINEQIQQLAAAAAAGDFAVRGDTQRFEHDFRRMVETLNTMMQVSDHNLAALSTLLRAIAAGDLSTRMQGEFNGVFAVMRDDANSTVQQLTQIVGQIQQSAASIRLAAGEIASGNSDLSRRTEQQAANLEETAASMEELTSTVRQNAEHAQQANSLAASAAGVASEGGQVVSQVVQTMEQIETSSQRIAEIISVIDGIAFQTNILALNAAVEAARAGEQGRGFAVVASEVRALAQRSAGAAKEIKALIDVSVAQVGAGAQLVHGAGRTMQEIVGQVGRVNDIMAEISAASREQSAGIEQVNQTVVQMDETTQQNAALVEEATAAARAMEDQAEQLAVAVSRFRLQAEVPVAATRRAA, encoded by the coding sequence ATGCCTCCTTCCCGCTCTGCCGCTGCCCGTCGTCCGGGCAGCATCGCCCACAAGCTGATGCTGGGCACTGCCGTGATCGCGCTGCTCTGCTTCGGCGTGACCGCCTTTCTGATCTACCGCCAGGCCAGTGCCAGCCTGGTCAATGCTTCGCGCCAGACGATGGGCAGTGAAGCCGTTGCCGAAAGCCGCAAGGTCGCCGCCGATCTGGGCACCGCCTTTGCCAGCAACGATGCCATGGTGGAAGCCGTGCTCGCCCAGCGCGCCCGCGGGGATGTCCCCGACCGCGCCGCCCTGGCCGCGGTCGTTGGCCAGCAGCTGCAGGCGCACCCGGAATGGGTGGGCAAGAGCACCATGTGGGAAGCCAACGCCTTCGACGGCAAGGATGCGGAGTTCGTCGACACCGAGGCGCACGATGCCACCGGTCGCTTCATGAGCTACTGGGCCTGGGAGAACGGCAAGACCCAGCAGTCGCCGATGACCGCCTACACCGATCTGCCCGACGGTTCGGGTGACTGGTACATGGGCCCGAGCCGCGACAAGCTGCCCAAGGTCAGTGAACCCTACTCCTATGCCATCGGCGGCCAGCAGGTGCTGATGAGCACGCTGAGCACGCCGATCGTGGAGAACGGCACCTTCCTCGGCGTGTTTACCGTCGATTTCTCGCTGGCGGCGCTGCAGAAGCACCTGGCCACGTTGGCCCCGATGGGCGCTGGCCGGGTCGAGCTGCTCTCGCCCAAGGGCGTGGTGCTGGCAGCGGCGAATGCGGCCGAGATCGGCAAGCCGCGTACCGATGCGGTGACCCGCAGGATGCTGGCGCAGATTGCCGAGGGCAGGACCTTCGAGGCGTTCGAGCCGGATGCCGAAGGCAACGTGCGTTTGTATGTGCCGATGCAGGTGGGCGATGCCCCGCAGCACTTCGCATTGGGCGTGGTGGTGCCGCACGCGGTGATCGTGGCCGAAGCCCGGCAGCTGCTGTGGCTGACCCTGCTGGTCGGTGTGATCGCGGCGCTCACCCTCAGTGCGGGTGTCTACGTGCTGCTGCGCCGCTTGGCCATCGCCCCGCTGGCGCAGGCCGTGCGCATTGCCGGTGACGTGGCGGCTGGCAGGCTGGACACGGCGCTGCCGCCGCGTGGCAACGACGAAGTGGGGCGCCTGCTGGAGGCCATGCAGGGCATGCGCGGCACGCTGCAGGCGGTGATGGCCGCGCAGGCGGAGATGGCGCAGCGCCACGATGCAGGGCAGATCAGCTACCGCATGGATGCCAGTGCCTTCCCCGGCGAGTACGGCCGCATGGTGTCCGACAGCAACGAACTGGTGGCATCCAGCAACGCCGTCACCCAGCGCCTGGTAGAGGTGATGCAGCGTTACGCGGTGGGCGACCTGAGCGTGGACATGGATGCGTTGCCGGGCGAAAAAGCAGTGTTCACTGCGGCCATGGCCACCACCAAGGGCAACCTGGCGGCGATCAACGAGCAGATCCAGCAGTTGGCCGCAGCGGCGGCCGCGGGCGATTTTGCGGTGCGTGGCGATACCCAGCGCTTCGAGCATGATTTCCGCCGCATGGTGGAAACGCTCAACACCATGATGCAGGTGAGCGACCACAATCTGGCGGCGCTTTCCACGCTGCTGCGCGCGATTGCGGCCGGTGACCTGAGCACGCGCATGCAGGGTGAGTTCAACGGCGTGTTCGCGGTGATGCGGGACGATGCCAACAGCACCGTGCAGCAGCTGACCCAGATCGTCGGCCAGATCCAGCAGTCGGCGGCCAGCATCCGCCTGGCGGCGGGCGAGATCGCCTCGGGCAACAGCGATCTGTCGCGCCGTACCGAACAGCAGGCGGCCAACCTGGAAGAGACGGCTGCGTCGATGGAGGAGCTGACCTCCACCGTGCGCCAGAACGCCGAGCATGCGCAGCAGGCCAACAGCCTGGCGGCGTCGGCGGCCGGCGTGGCCAGCGAAGGCGGGCAGGTGGTCAGCCAGGTGGTGCAGACCATGGAGCAGATCGAGACCTCGTCCCAGCGCATTGCCGAAATCATTTCGGTGATCGATGGCATCGCGTTCCAGACCAATATCCTGGCGCTCAATGCGGCCGTGGAAGCGGCGCGTGCCGGCGAGCAGGGCCGCGGTTTCGCCGTGGTGGCCAGCGAAGTGCGCGCCCTGGCGCAGCGCTCGGCGGGCGCTGCCAAGGAGATCAAGGCGCTGATCGACGTTTCGGTGGCCCAGGTCGGTGCAGGCGCGCAACTGGTGCATGGTGCGGGCCGCACGATGCAGGAGATCGTGGGCCAGGTCGGCCGGGTGAACGACATCATGGCCGAGATCTCGGCCGCCTCGCGCGAACAGTCGGCCGGCATCGAGCAGGTCAACCAGACGGTCGTGCAGATGGATGAAACCACCCAGCAGAATGCCGCGCTGGTAGAGGAGGCCACGGCTGCGGCACGGGCGATGGAAGACCAGGCCGAGCAGCTGGCGGTGGCGGTATCGCGCTTCCGTCTGCAGGCCGAGGTGCCGGTGGCGGCCACGCGGCGCGCGGCCTGA
- a CDS encoding DUF2628 domain-containing protein codes for MNAVDLSQYSPKWQFRFNFFQQHGAPKEPGFKQAWKALSFGDRLKINLNFFAFFFNWIYLLILGMWRKALVVLGIYVVLTILSFMLPDIVARMLWIATNFLVASSTNYSYYLDRVKGSTSWNPFEGMF; via the coding sequence ATGAATGCAGTCGATCTCTCCCAGTACAGCCCCAAGTGGCAGTTCCGCTTCAACTTCTTCCAGCAGCACGGCGCGCCCAAGGAACCGGGCTTCAAGCAGGCCTGGAAGGCCCTCTCTTTTGGCGACCGCCTGAAGATCAACCTCAACTTCTTCGCCTTCTTCTTCAACTGGATCTACCTGCTGATCCTGGGCATGTGGCGCAAGGCGCTGGTGGTACTTGGCATCTACGTCGTGCTGACCATCCTGTCGTTCATGCTGCCGGATATCGTGGCCCGCATGCTCTGGATCGCCACCAACTTCCTGGTCGCCTCCAGCACCAACTACAGCTACTACCTCGATCGCGTGAAGGGCAGCACCAGCTGGAACCCCTTCGAGGGCATGTTCTAA
- a CDS encoding DUF481 domain-containing protein yields MSLRVSLLVPLLLCAPLAYAQDASELAAMTSPWSGSGGELGFAAASGNSSTESFNGALRLRYTDGDWVHSMDLFGLRSSSKVTETNDDGTTSRRDNTTANRYTGAAGSALQLGEHRQLFAKVRTERDDFATYDRRSSFGLGYGTRLINTERLSFDALLGPGVSRTHSTEDDRTRTGLIGQGQFELKYAITGNTDLVNNLLVESGSYNTFGQNDFGVSVSMNEHLALKAGWQARYNSDVADDKRRTDTLTTMNVVYKFK; encoded by the coding sequence ATGTCCCTGCGCGTGTCCCTGCTTGTGCCCCTGCTGCTGTGCGCGCCGCTGGCGTATGCCCAGGACGCCTCCGAACTGGCGGCGATGACCTCGCCGTGGAGTGGCAGCGGTGGCGAACTGGGCTTTGCCGCCGCCAGCGGCAACAGCAGCACCGAGAGCTTCAACGGCGCCCTGCGCCTGCGCTACACCGATGGCGACTGGGTGCACAGCATGGACCTGTTCGGCCTGCGCTCGAGTTCCAAGGTCACCGAGACCAACGACGACGGCACCACCAGCCGCCGCGACAACACCACGGCCAACCGCTACACCGGCGCAGCCGGCAGCGCGCTGCAGCTGGGTGAACACCGCCAGCTGTTCGCCAAGGTGCGTACCGAGCGCGATGACTTCGCCACCTACGATCGCCGCAGCTCGTTCGGCCTGGGCTACGGTACCCGCCTGATCAACACCGAACGCCTTTCGTTCGATGCGCTGCTGGGCCCGGGTGTCAGCCGCACCCACAGCACCGAGGACGACCGCACGCGCACCGGCCTGATCGGCCAGGGTCAGTTCGAGCTGAAGTACGCCATCACCGGCAACACCGATCTGGTCAACAACCTGCTGGTGGAATCGGGTTCGTACAACACCTTCGGCCAGAACGATTTCGGCGTGTCGGTGAGCATGAACGAGCACCTGGCGCTGAAGGCCGGCTGGCAGGCGCGTTACAACAGCGACGTGGCCGACGACAAGCGCAGGACCGATACCCTGACCACGATGAACGTGGTCTACAAGTTCAAATGA
- a CDS encoding sensor histidine kinase, whose protein sequence is MAASTSAPWMPELCRLPRVLAMLGLAELVVVVLALAPDGSRHWTLGELVSASGFALWLSLAVSGCLCLLRRALSTLPEAIGAVLAIVLSALIAVACAGVVHALYAVLGDNFTRGISFWRFTLGSAATTALITALALRYFYVSDRWAAQVQANARAQADALQARIRPHFLFNSMNLIASLLHRDPAVAERAVLDLSDLFRAALGAGEGDSTLQAECELAERYLSIESLRLGDRLQVRWQREEPLPWDLPLPRLVLQPLVENAVLHGISRLPEGGTIELVLVCKDNELQITVRNPAPDPQAPGLALARGAGHAQHSIGHRLAWRFGRAARMTAGWSEGYYACQVTVPIQ, encoded by the coding sequence ATGGCTGCCAGCACCAGCGCCCCGTGGATGCCGGAACTGTGCCGCCTGCCGCGCGTGCTGGCGATGCTCGGCCTGGCCGAACTGGTGGTGGTGGTGCTGGCCCTGGCGCCCGATGGCAGCCGCCATTGGACGCTGGGTGAGCTGGTTTCGGCCAGCGGTTTCGCACTGTGGCTTTCGTTGGCGGTCAGCGGCTGCCTCTGCCTGTTGCGACGCGCGCTGTCGACGCTGCCCGAGGCGATCGGCGCGGTGCTGGCCATCGTCCTGTCGGCGCTGATCGCGGTGGCCTGTGCGGGGGTGGTCCATGCCTTGTATGCCGTGCTCGGCGACAACTTCACCCGCGGCATCAGTTTCTGGCGCTTCACCCTGGGCAGTGCCGCGACCACGGCGCTGATCACCGCGCTGGCGCTGCGCTACTTCTATGTCAGTGATCGCTGGGCTGCGCAGGTACAGGCCAATGCGCGCGCGCAGGCGGACGCACTGCAGGCGCGCATCCGCCCGCATTTCCTGTTCAACAGCATGAACCTGATTGCCAGCCTGCTGCATCGTGACCCGGCAGTGGCCGAACGTGCGGTGCTGGACCTGTCCGATCTGTTCCGCGCTGCGCTGGGTGCCGGTGAAGGCGATTCCACCCTGCAGGCCGAGTGCGAGCTGGCCGAGCGCTACCTGTCGATTGAATCGCTGCGGCTGGGCGACCGCCTTCAGGTGCGCTGGCAGCGCGAGGAACCACTGCCGTGGGACCTGCCCCTGCCGCGCCTGGTGCTGCAGCCGCTGGTGGAAAACGCGGTGCTGCATGGCATTTCGCGTCTGCCGGAAGGGGGCACGATCGAGTTGGTGCTGGTCTGCAAGGACAATGAGCTGCAGATCACAGTTCGCAATCCGGCGCCGGACCCGCAGGCCCCAGGGTTGGCCTTGGCACGGGGCGCCGGCCACGCGCAGCACAGCATCGGCCATCGGCTGGCATGGCGCTTTGGTCGTGCGGCGCGGATGACGGCTGGCTGGAGCGAAGGCTACTATGCCTGTCAGGTGACAGTGCCGATCCAGTGA
- the mdoH gene encoding glucans biosynthesis glucosyltransferase MdoH — MEAQTTSHAGPGNPELDAGWALLPPEAPLEMPEQTLREGTLKVRRHRTSPRMIKLRRLYIFGGTAAMTAVATRMMWRVLSGNGITVLEACLLVLFVGLFAWIALSFASAVAGFLTAVFDRGYRLGIDPDKPLPIVHSRTALLMPTYNEDPRRLLAGLRAIYESVAATGQLERFDFFVLSDTRREDIARAEEQVFNELRELVPDGRVRLFYRRRSDNGARKAGNIADWVRRFGGAYPQMLILDADSLMTGDSIVRLVAGMEHNADVGLIQTLPSVIGGRTLFARMQQFGGRVYGPVIARGVAWWHGAESNYWGHNAIIRTRAFADQAGLPALPGRKPFGGHVLSHDFVEAALMRRGGWAAHMVPYLGGSYEEGPPTLTDLLVRDRRWCQGNLQHGKVVGTRGLHWISRVHMLIGIGHYFTAPMWGMLMLIGIAIPLFQEGIDFNALLHLSPSVYWRAQDEEQVVRLFAATMAVLLMPKVLGYLAMLLDPVDRRGCGGAIRAFVSMLVETVLAALMAPVVMYVQSRGVAEVLSGRDSGWDAQQRDDGGISWWTLVRSYGGLGLFGAFMGVLAWSVSPALAAWMAPVVIGMVLAIPVVALTSSRGPGAFLHRLGLLDIPEENTPPTVLVRAAELRREAAAQPPLY, encoded by the coding sequence ATGGAAGCTCAAACCACCTCCCACGCAGGCCCGGGCAACCCCGAGCTGGATGCCGGCTGGGCGCTGTTGCCGCCCGAGGCGCCGCTGGAGATGCCGGAGCAGACCCTGCGCGAAGGCACGCTGAAGGTCCGTCGCCACCGCACCTCTCCGCGCATGATCAAGCTGCGCCGCCTGTATATCTTCGGCGGCACTGCGGCAATGACCGCCGTGGCCACGCGGATGATGTGGCGGGTGCTGTCGGGCAATGGCATTACCGTGCTTGAGGCCTGCCTGCTGGTGCTGTTCGTCGGCCTGTTCGCCTGGATCGCGTTGTCCTTTGCCAGTGCCGTGGCCGGATTCCTCACCGCCGTGTTCGACCGTGGCTACCGCCTGGGCATCGACCCGGACAAGCCGCTGCCGATCGTGCATAGCCGCACCGCGCTGCTGATGCCCACCTACAATGAAGACCCGCGACGCCTGCTGGCCGGTCTGCGTGCCATCTATGAATCGGTGGCTGCCACCGGGCAGCTGGAACGCTTCGATTTCTTCGTGCTCAGCGACACCCGCCGCGAGGACATCGCCCGCGCCGAGGAACAGGTCTTCAACGAGCTGCGTGAGCTGGTGCCCGATGGCCGGGTGCGGCTGTTCTACCGCCGCCGCAGCGACAACGGCGCGCGCAAGGCCGGCAACATCGCCGACTGGGTGCGACGGTTCGGCGGAGCCTACCCGCAGATGCTGATCCTGGATGCCGACAGCCTGATGACCGGCGACAGCATCGTGCGCCTGGTGGCCGGCATGGAACACAACGCCGACGTCGGCCTGATCCAGACCCTGCCGTCGGTGATCGGTGGCCGCACGCTCTTTGCCCGCATGCAGCAGTTCGGTGGCCGCGTGTACGGCCCGGTGATCGCCCGCGGCGTGGCCTGGTGGCATGGTGCGGAGAGCAACTACTGGGGCCACAACGCGATCATCCGCACCCGTGCCTTCGCTGACCAGGCCGGCCTGCCGGCGCTGCCGGGGCGCAAGCCGTTCGGCGGCCATGTGCTCAGCCACGATTTCGTCGAAGCTGCGCTGATGCGCCGGGGCGGCTGGGCCGCGCACATGGTGCCCTACCTGGGCGGCAGCTATGAAGAAGGCCCGCCGACCCTGACCGACCTGCTGGTGCGTGACCGCCGCTGGTGCCAGGGCAACCTGCAGCACGGCAAGGTGGTGGGTACCCGCGGCCTGCACTGGATCAGCCGCGTGCACATGCTGATCGGCATCGGCCACTACTTCACCGCGCCGATGTGGGGCATGTTGATGCTGATCGGCATCGCCATCCCGCTGTTCCAGGAAGGCATCGATTTCAATGCGCTGCTGCACCTGTCGCCCAGCGTCTACTGGCGCGCGCAGGATGAGGAGCAGGTGGTGCGCCTGTTCGCCGCCACCATGGCCGTGCTGCTGATGCCCAAGGTGCTGGGTTACCTGGCCATGCTGCTGGACCCCGTCGATCGCCGCGGTTGCGGCGGGGCCATCCGGGCGTTCGTGTCGATGCTGGTGGAAACCGTGCTGGCGGCGCTGATGGCACCGGTGGTGATGTACGTGCAGTCGCGTGGCGTGGCCGAAGTGCTGTCCGGCCGCGATTCGGGCTGGGATGCGCAGCAGCGCGACGACGGCGGTATTTCCTGGTGGACCCTGGTCCGCAGCTATGGCGGCCTGGGCCTGTTCGGCGCCTTCATGGGCGTGCTGGCGTGGTCGGTTTCGCCGGCGCTGGCCGCCTGGATGGCACCGGTGGTGATCGGCATGGTGCTGGCCATTCCGGTGGTGGCGCTGACCTCCTCGCGTGGCCCGGGTGCGTTCCTGCACCGCCTGGGGCTGCTGGACATCCCTGAGGAGAACACCCCGCCGACGGTGCTGGTGCGTGCGGCCGAACTGCGCCGCGAAGCCGCTGCGCAGCCGCCGCTGTACTGA
- a CDS encoding alpha/beta hydrolase — protein MLQTVEQETGASPQWSVIWLHGLGADGHDFAPIVPELVRPHWPALRFVFPHAPVRPITINNGVPMRGWYDIVGMDFRSRADMAGVRESVAQLDALIAREIERGIAADHIFLAGFSQGGAVILSAALERTAPLAGLIALSTYLPDAEAARRVDGAVDVPVFMAHGSGDPVIPLAVAEHSAQVLRTLGLSLQWQRYPMAHQVCAEEIQALGDWLQERLGVA, from the coding sequence ATGCTGCAAACGGTGGAACAGGAAACCGGCGCTTCGCCGCAATGGTCGGTGATCTGGCTGCATGGCCTGGGTGCCGATGGCCACGACTTCGCGCCCATCGTGCCCGAGCTGGTGCGCCCGCACTGGCCGGCGCTGCGCTTCGTGTTCCCGCATGCACCGGTGCGGCCGATCACCATCAACAACGGTGTGCCGATGCGCGGCTGGTACGACATCGTCGGCATGGATTTCCGTTCGCGTGCCGACATGGCCGGCGTGCGCGAATCGGTGGCCCAGCTGGATGCACTGATCGCGCGTGAGATCGAACGCGGCATCGCCGCCGACCACATCTTCCTGGCGGGCTTCTCGCAGGGCGGGGCGGTCATCCTCAGTGCTGCGCTGGAACGTACTGCGCCGCTGGCGGGCCTGATCGCATTGTCCACCTACCTTCCCGATGCCGAAGCGGCACGCCGGGTTGACGGCGCGGTCGATGTGCCGGTGTTCATGGCGCACGGCAGTGGCGATCCGGTGATTCCGCTGGCGGTGGCCGAGCACAGTGCACAGGTGCTGCGCACGCTGGGCCTGTCGCTGCAGTGGCAGCGCTACCCGATGGCGCACCAGGTCTGCGCCGAGGAAATCCAGGCGCTGGGTGACTGGCTGCAGGAACGGCTGGGCGTGGCCTGA
- the hemC gene encoding hydroxymethylbilane synthase: METVRIATRKSPLALWQSEHVADRLRQAYPGLHVELVPMSTRGDEVLDRSLAAIGGKGLFLKELELAMLRGDADCAVHSLKDVPMELDAPFALPAMLTRHDPADGFISNLYASLDALPIGARVGTSSLRRQAQLRALRPDLQLLDLRGNVNTRLAKLDNGGYDAIVLAVAGLERLGLGDRIVARLQPPQWLPAPAQGAVAVECDGGNARLMELFARLDDADTRACVEAERAMNRALHGSCHVPVAAIAQWQGADLHLQGMVGSASDGRAVRADAVGPASDPEALGQQVAKMLLDGGAGELLNV; the protein is encoded by the coding sequence ATGGAAACCGTCCGCATCGCCACCCGCAAGAGCCCGCTCGCCCTCTGGCAGAGCGAACACGTCGCCGACCGACTGCGCCAGGCCTACCCCGGCCTGCACGTGGAACTGGTGCCGATGAGCACCCGCGGCGATGAAGTGCTCGACCGCTCGCTGGCCGCCATCGGCGGCAAGGGCCTGTTCCTGAAGGAACTGGAGCTGGCCATGCTGCGCGGCGACGCCGACTGCGCGGTGCATTCGCTGAAGGATGTGCCGATGGAACTGGATGCACCGTTCGCGCTGCCGGCCATGCTGACTCGCCACGATCCGGCCGATGGCTTCATCTCCAATCTGTACGCCTCGCTGGATGCGCTGCCCATCGGCGCGCGCGTGGGCACGTCCTCGCTGCGCCGGCAGGCACAGCTGCGCGCACTGCGCCCGGACCTGCAGCTGCTGGATCTGCGCGGCAACGTCAACACGCGCTTGGCCAAGCTCGACAACGGTGGCTACGACGCCATCGTGCTGGCCGTGGCCGGGCTGGAACGCCTGGGCCTGGGCGATCGCATCGTCGCCCGCCTGCAGCCGCCGCAGTGGCTGCCTGCACCGGCACAGGGCGCGGTGGCGGTGGAGTGTGATGGTGGCAATGCGCGGCTGATGGAGTTGTTCGCCCGCCTGGATGACGCCGACACGCGAGCCTGCGTGGAAGCGGAGCGGGCCATGAACCGCGCGCTGCACGGCAGCTGCCATGTGCCGGTGGCGGCCATCGCGCAGTGGCAGGGCGCGGATCTGCACCTGCAGGGCATGGTCGGCAGCGCCAGCGATGGTCGCGCTGTGCGTGCCGACGCCGTAGGCCCGGCCAGCGACCCGGAAGCGCTGGGCCAGCAGGTGGCGAAGATGCTGCTGGACGGCGGTGCAGGCGAGCTGCTGAACGTCTGA
- a CDS encoding LytTR family DNA-binding domain-containing protein, with protein MSVRVVIADDEPLARERLRSLLAAQEGIDVVAEAGNGEQALHACAELQPDLVLLDIAMPGLDGLEAARHLASFEPRPAVVFCTAYDAHALSAFEAAAIDYLMKPVRAERLAAAIARARTFLAGRDGHPEHSGGQARSMLCARLRGSLRLIPLDDIHYLQAEEKYVVVHHARGEDLIEESLKSLEEEFASRFVRIHRNCLVARHELVELRRGVGGQVQAVLRHGKQPLEVSRRCVATLKQELRHL; from the coding sequence ATGAGCGTGAGGGTAGTCATCGCCGATGACGAACCGCTGGCCCGCGAGCGCTTGCGCAGCTTGTTGGCGGCGCAGGAGGGCATTGATGTGGTGGCCGAGGCCGGCAACGGCGAACAGGCCCTGCACGCCTGTGCGGAACTGCAGCCGGACCTGGTGCTGCTGGATATCGCCATGCCCGGCCTGGATGGCCTGGAAGCGGCGCGTCACCTGGCCAGTTTCGAGCCGCGTCCGGCGGTGGTGTTCTGCACGGCTTACGACGCGCACGCGCTGTCGGCTTTTGAAGCGGCAGCGATTGATTACCTGATGAAGCCGGTGCGGGCCGAGCGCTTGGCGGCGGCGATCGCACGCGCGCGGACGTTCCTGGCCGGCCGCGATGGCCATCCCGAGCACAGCGGTGGCCAGGCGCGCAGCATGTTGTGCGCGCGCCTGCGTGGCAGCCTGCGGTTGATTCCGCTGGATGACATCCACTATCTGCAGGCGGAAGAGAAGTACGTGGTGGTGCACCACGCGCGTGGCGAAGATCTGATTGAAGAATCGCTGAAATCGCTGGAAGAGGAATTCGCCAGCCGTTTCGTGCGCATCCATCGCAACTGCCTGGTGGCCCGCCATGAGCTGGTGGAGCTGCGGCGCGGTGTGGGTGGGCAGGTGCAGGCGGTGCTGCGGCATGGCAAGCAGCCGCTGGAAGTGAGCCGCCGCTGCGTGGCGACGCTGAAGCAGGAACTGCGGCATCTGTGA
- a CDS encoding YafY family protein, translating into MDRYERITALHRLLKSARYPVTVATLQDKLGCSRATVYRDLAFLRDALMAPIEGDGEAGFRYQADESDRFELPGLWLSSEELHALLASQHLLARTGGGVLSSVLAPLQQRIESLLAAQAGVSNWPVDRVRVIPHRGRKFDEGSFRTVASAVLERKQLAFEYRARSTDESTRRTVSPQRLTHYRDNWYLDAWDHDREALRSFAVDRVHKARVVDNGARDVAESELDEQLGASYGIFSGPPKGWATILFSAKAARWVADEHWHSKQQGRFLPDGRYELKVPYSVSRELLMDVLHYGSDAEIVEPVMLREQAKALLDLALTNYENS; encoded by the coding sequence ATGGACCGATACGAACGCATCACCGCCCTGCATCGTCTGCTCAAGTCCGCACGCTATCCGGTGACGGTGGCGACCCTGCAGGACAAGCTCGGTTGTTCCCGTGCCACCGTCTACCGTGATCTGGCCTTCCTGCGCGACGCGCTGATGGCCCCGATCGAGGGCGACGGCGAGGCGGGCTTCCGCTACCAGGCCGACGAGAGCGACCGCTTCGAGCTGCCCGGCCTGTGGCTCAGCTCCGAAGAGCTGCACGCGCTGCTGGCGTCGCAGCACCTGCTGGCGCGTACCGGCGGCGGTGTGCTGTCCTCGGTGCTGGCACCGCTGCAGCAGCGTATCGAAAGCCTGCTGGCCGCCCAGGCCGGCGTGTCCAACTGGCCGGTGGACCGGGTGCGGGTCATTCCGCACCGCGGCCGCAAGTTCGACGAAGGCAGTTTCCGCACCGTCGCCTCTGCGGTGCTGGAGCGCAAGCAGCTGGCGTTCGAGTACCGCGCCCGCTCCACTGACGAATCGACCCGACGCACCGTCTCGCCGCAGCGCCTGACCCATTACCGCGACAACTGGTACCTGGACGCGTGGGACCACGACCGTGAAGCGCTGCGCAGCTTCGCCGTGGACCGCGTGCACAAGGCGCGGGTGGTCGACAACGGTGCCCGCGACGTGGCCGAGAGCGAGCTGGACGAACAGCTGGGTGCCAGCTACGGCATTTTCTCCGGCCCACCCAAGGGCTGGGCGACCATCCTGTTCAGTGCCAAGGCGGCGCGCTGGGTGGCCGATGAGCACTGGCATTCCAAGCAGCAGGGCCGTTTCCTGCCCGACGGGCGCTATGAACTGAAGGTGCCCTACAGCGTTTCGCGCGAGCTGCTGATGGACGTGCTGCATTACGGTTCCGACGCCGAGATCGTCGAGCCGGTGATGCTGCGCGAGCAGGCCAAGGCGCTGCTGGACCTGGCCCTGACCAACTACGAAAACTCCTGA